The following are encoded together in the Lactuca sativa cultivar Salinas chromosome 1, Lsat_Salinas_v11, whole genome shotgun sequence genome:
- the LOC111882620 gene encoding probable histone H2A variant 3, whose protein sequence is MAGKGGKGLLAGKTSAAAEANKDKDKKRPISRSVRVGLQFPVGRIHRHLKTRTSANGHVGATVVGYSVAILEYLTVEVLELAGNASKGLKVKRITPRHLQLAICGDEELDTLIKGTIARGGVIPHIHNSLINLIEKSKKNEIVP, encoded by the exons ATGGCCGGAAAGGGTGGGAAGGGTTTATTGGCCGGAAAAACATCGGCGGCAGCAGAAGCTAACAAGGACAAAGATAAGAAGAGGCCGATTTCCCGATCTGTTAGAGTTGGCCTCCAG TTTCCAGTAGGGAGGATTCATCGCCATTTGAAAACTAGAACTTCTGCAAATGGACATGTTGGAGCCACTGTTGTTGGTTACTCCGTTGCCATTCTTGAGTACTTAACTGTTGAGGTGCTTGAGTTAGCTGGAAACGCTAGCAAAGGTTTGAAGGTGAAGAGGATTACACCTCGCCATTTGCAGTTAGCCATCTGTGGGGATGAAGAACTTGATACTCTTATCAAAGGGACCATTGCTAGAGGTGGTGTCATTCCTCACATTCACAACTCCCTCATCAACTTAATAGAGAAAAGCAAGAAAAATGAGATTGTCCCCTGA